A genomic region of Pelodiscus sinensis isolate JC-2024 chromosome 1, ASM4963464v1, whole genome shotgun sequence contains the following coding sequences:
- the LOC102455220 gene encoding olfactory receptor 51E1-like — protein sequence MSDSNTTDFTNPSTFILLGIPGLEAAYGWLAIPACIMYIIVLLGNLSILFIVKFEPSLHEPMYYFLCMLAVTDLVLSTSTLPKMLSIFWFNSREITFTACLTQLFFVHCFSVMESGIFMAMAYDRYVAICHPLRHSTILRNTVVAKIGLAAVLRAAMLSLPYPFLVRQWPYCRTNIIPHTHCEHLAVVKLACADIRISNYYGLFELFSGKGLDLLFIVMSYIQILRAIFRLPTKETRLKAFGTCGSHLCAILAFYFPGFFSSFTQRFGQNLALDFPGLIGNVYLLVPPMLSPIIYGVRTKQIRKRLLRLFSHKLT from the coding sequence atgtcagattccaacaccaccgacttcaccaacccctccaccttcatcctgctgggcatccctggcctggaggcggCCTATGGCTGGCTCGCCATCCCTGCCTGCATCATGTACATCATAGTGCTCTTGGGCAACCTCAGCATCCTCTTCATTGTGAAGTTTGagccaagcctccatgagcccatgtactatttcctctgcatgctggctgtcacTGACCTGGTCCTGTCCACATCCACCCtacccaaaatgctgagcatcttctggttcaattccagggagatcacattcactgcctgcctcacccagctaTTTTTTGTTCACTGCTTCTCAGtgatggagtctgggatcttcaTGGCCATGGCTtatgatcgctacgtggccatctgccatcccctgagacattccaccatcctgagaaACACCGTGGTGGCCAAGATCGGCCTGGCTGCAGTGCTGCGGGCTGCCATGCTCTCactgccctatcccttcctggtgagacagtggccatattgcagaaccaacatcatcccccacacGCACTGCGAGCACTTggccgtggtgaagctggcctgcgcCGACATCCGCATCAGTAATTACTACGGCCTCTTTGAGCTATTCAGTGGGAAAGGTCTGGACTTGCTTTTTATTGTCATGTCTTAtatccagatcctcagggccatcttcagactcCCCACAAAGGAAACCCGGCTCAAGGCTTTTgggacctgcggctcccacctctGCGCCATCTTGGCCTTTTACTTCCCTGGTTTTTTCTCCTCCTTCACACAGCGCTTTGGCCAGAATCTGGCATTGGATTTCCCTGGTCTCATTGGCAACGTGTACCTCCTGGTTCCCCCCATGCTAagccccatcatctacggggtgaggaccaaacagatccggaaGAGGCTGCTCCGGCTCTTTTCTCATAAACTGACCTGA